One region of Natronolimnobius baerhuensis genomic DNA includes:
- a CDS encoding phosphonate ABC transporter ATP-binding protein translates to MLSVTDLTKRYGDHEAFADVSLDLEPGTLTILIGRSGAGKTTLLRCLNGLEEPDAGRIRLDGEPIDPTDVALVFQDGALLETKSALANVLDGGLGREPVWRELLGWHDPDEKRAALERLHAVDLAGYADRRVGDLSGGERQRVGIARALQQEPRVVLADEPVASLDPETARAVLERLATVVSEHNLIGLVSLHQPQLADGLTDRYLGLADGRLTLDATADEVDPECLEEVYESDVTA, encoded by the coding sequence ATGCTCTCCGTCACCGACCTCACGAAACGCTACGGCGACCACGAGGCGTTCGCCGACGTTTCGCTTGACCTCGAGCCTGGCACGCTCACGATCCTCATCGGACGCTCGGGTGCCGGCAAGACGACGCTCCTGCGGTGTCTCAACGGCCTCGAGGAGCCAGATGCAGGCCGGATTCGACTTGACGGAGAACCAATCGACCCAACCGACGTCGCGCTCGTCTTTCAGGACGGTGCTCTTCTCGAGACGAAATCCGCGCTCGCAAACGTCCTCGATGGCGGTCTCGGTCGCGAACCGGTCTGGCGGGAACTGCTCGGCTGGCACGACCCCGACGAAAAACGCGCCGCACTCGAGCGCCTGCATGCGGTCGATTTGGCTGGGTACGCGGACCGTCGCGTTGGGGACCTCTCCGGCGGCGAGCGCCAGCGCGTTGGCATCGCCCGCGCGCTCCAGCAGGAGCCGCGAGTAGTGCTCGCGGACGAACCCGTCGCCTCGCTCGATCCGGAAACCGCGCGTGCCGTCCTCGAGCGCCTCGCAACGGTCGTTTCCGAGCACAACCTGATCGGCCTCGTGAGCTTGCATCAACCCCAACTCGCCGACGGACTGACGGACCGATATCTCGGCCTTGCAGATGGCCGTCTCACGCTCGATGCGACAGCAGATGAGGTCGATCCCGAGTGTCTCGAGGAGGTGTACGAGTCCGATGTCACGGCGTGA
- a CDS encoding phosphate/phosphite/phosphonate ABC transporter substrate-binding protein, translating into MDRRTYLGLVTGTAIASTAGCLDGDDGAADDSSDDTDESAETDESGTDSVGEWADGHIEFGLPPFQDAEDLETQYAGTFEWLANGFDGVDEVEGVPTTSYAGVVESVVNGHTELANLSPFIFVLAQEDDVHPLAINWSHGSDSYHTYIATRADTGIETIDDLEGTTIAMVDPMSASGGMFPRYRLNEAGLHAGDLETEPEDFDIQWAGSHDAALRVLEEGHVDAAAYGDFEHPDDDDIVKIAESDPIPFDVIVAKPDTPDDVQNELADRLIETPEDALADHRVDEYGEFDPDLYDHVRDIAEQMGLDIETLDDAEDDD; encoded by the coding sequence ATGGACCGACGTACGTATCTTGGACTGGTCACAGGAACTGCAATCGCCAGCACGGCTGGCTGTCTCGATGGCGACGATGGGGCTGCTGACGACTCGAGTGACGATACTGACGAGTCGGCCGAGACAGATGAGTCAGGTACCGACTCAGTCGGCGAGTGGGCCGACGGTCACATCGAGTTCGGTCTCCCGCCGTTTCAGGACGCCGAAGACCTCGAGACACAGTACGCTGGCACCTTCGAGTGGCTCGCCAACGGCTTCGACGGCGTCGACGAGGTCGAGGGCGTTCCAACGACGAGCTACGCCGGCGTCGTCGAGAGCGTCGTCAACGGCCACACTGAACTCGCGAATCTCTCGCCGTTTATCTTCGTCCTCGCACAGGAAGACGACGTTCACCCGCTGGCGATTAACTGGTCACACGGCTCGGACTCCTATCACACCTACATCGCGACGCGAGCAGACACCGGCATCGAGACCATCGACGACCTCGAGGGCACGACAATCGCAATGGTCGATCCGATGTCCGCAAGCGGTGGCATGTTCCCTCGCTACCGGCTGAACGAGGCTGGCCTCCACGCGGGCGACCTCGAGACCGAACCCGAAGACTTCGACATTCAGTGGGCCGGCAGCCACGACGCCGCACTCCGCGTACTTGAGGAGGGCCACGTCGACGCCGCAGCATACGGCGATTTCGAGCATCCAGATGACGATGACATCGTCAAGATCGCCGAGAGCGACCCGATTCCGTTCGACGTGATCGTCGCCAAACCCGACACGCCCGACGACGTGCAGAACGAACTCGCCGACCGACTGATCGAAACGCCCGAGGACGCACTCGCGGACCACCGCGTCGACGAGTACGGCGAGTTCGATCCCGACCTGTACGATCACGTCCGCGACATCGCCGAACAGATGGGTCTCGATATCGAGACGCTCGACGACGCCGAAGACGACGACTAA
- the mvk gene encoding mevalonate kinase — MTVSSAPGKVYLFGEHAVVYGEPAVPCAIEVRAQVTAEQRTDGKLRVHADDLSLDGFTVEYDGTAGEHPHVDAPESLLMAATQYVDGAIEQVYDVTDEDDIGFDVTIESDIPLGAGLGSSAAVVVSAIDAATRELGVTLEPDEIAERAYRTEHAVQDGQASRADTFCSATGGAVRVEGDDCRAIDAPDLPLVIGFDGGAGDTGELVSGVRDLREEYDFAADTVETIGDIVRNGEDALAAGDLEELGRLMNFNHGLLSALGVSSRSLDSMVWGARDAGAHGAKLTGAGGGGCIVALDPTPETETALSFTPGCEDAFRAELAETGVKRLE; from the coding sequence ATGACAGTCTCGAGCGCTCCCGGGAAGGTCTATCTGTTCGGGGAGCACGCGGTGGTCTATGGCGAGCCTGCGGTCCCGTGTGCAATCGAGGTACGGGCCCAGGTCACCGCCGAGCAACGAACCGACGGGAAATTACGCGTCCACGCGGACGATCTCAGCCTGGACGGGTTCACCGTGGAGTATGACGGCACGGCCGGCGAGCACCCACACGTCGACGCGCCGGAATCGCTGTTGATGGCGGCGACACAGTACGTCGACGGCGCAATCGAACAGGTATACGACGTAACTGACGAGGACGATATTGGCTTCGACGTCACGATTGAGAGCGACATCCCGCTCGGGGCAGGGCTAGGCTCGTCCGCTGCAGTCGTCGTCTCCGCCATCGACGCCGCAACGCGGGAACTCGGGGTCACGCTCGAGCCTGACGAAATCGCAGAGCGTGCCTACCGAACCGAACACGCGGTCCAGGACGGACAGGCCTCTCGTGCAGATACATTCTGTTCTGCGACCGGCGGCGCGGTTCGCGTGGAGGGCGACGACTGCCGGGCAATCGACGCACCCGACCTCCCGTTGGTCATCGGTTTCGACGGCGGGGCGGGCGACACCGGTGAACTGGTCTCTGGCGTGCGCGACCTGCGCGAGGAGTACGACTTTGCGGCCGACACCGTCGAAACTATCGGCGATATCGTCCGCAACGGCGAAGACGCGCTCGCTGCAGGTGATTTAGAGGAACTTGGCCGGCTGATGAACTTCAATCACGGCCTCCTGTCGGCGCTGGGTGTCTCCTCGAGATCGCTTGATTCGATGGTCTGGGGGGCTCGCGATGCAGGTGCCCACGGCGCGAAGTTGACGGGTGCAGGCGGGGGTGGCTGTATCGTGGCGCTCGATCCGACGCCCGAAACAGAGACAGCGCTCTCGTTTACACCCGGCTGTGAGGACGCCTTCCGCGCCGAACTCGCCGAAACAGGGGTGAAACGGCTCGAATGA
- a CDS encoding isopentenyl phosphate kinase, translating to MIVLKLGGSAITDKDRPETLDGAALEEAAAAIAVTHAAKERDEGLVIVHGGGSFGHHNASEHGVTTTEGSHDTAAVFDIHGAMTTLNQFVLTRLAEHDVPAVPVHPFSAAHRDTDGDLTLPTGQVETLLEEGFVPVLHGDLVAHAGAGVTVVSGDELVTALATALEADRVGLCSTVPGVLDDDDAVIEQITAFDDVASVLGESESTDVTGGMAAKVQTLLELEASASIFGLADIKAFLEGGEPGTTVD from the coding sequence ATGATCGTCCTGAAACTCGGCGGCAGCGCAATCACGGACAAGGATCGGCCCGAAACGCTCGACGGCGCGGCACTCGAGGAGGCTGCAGCGGCAATTGCTGTGACGCATGCAGCCAAAGAACGCGATGAGGGACTTGTGATCGTCCACGGCGGCGGGAGCTTCGGCCACCACAACGCAAGCGAACACGGCGTGACGACGACCGAGGGAAGCCACGACACGGCTGCCGTCTTCGACATCCACGGCGCGATGACGACGCTCAACCAATTCGTCCTCACCCGACTGGCTGAACACGACGTGCCTGCAGTCCCAGTGCATCCGTTCTCGGCGGCCCACCGCGACACCGACGGCGATCTGACGCTCCCGACCGGCCAGGTCGAAACGCTGCTCGAGGAAGGGTTCGTCCCCGTCCTCCACGGCGACCTCGTCGCTCATGCGGGCGCGGGCGTGACAGTTGTCAGCGGCGACGAACTCGTCACCGCACTGGCGACGGCACTCGAGGCCGACCGCGTCGGACTCTGTTCAACGGTTCCGGGCGTGCTGGACGACGATGATGCCGTCATCGAGCAAATCACAGCGTTCGACGACGTTGCGTCCGTCCTTGGCGAGAGTGAATCGACTGACGTCACCGGCGGTATGGCCGCAAAAGTCCAGACCCTCCTCGAACTCGAGGCGTCAGCGTCTATTTTCGGCCTCGCGGACATCAAGGCGTTTCTCGAGGGTGGAGAGCCGGGAACGACGGTCGACTAG
- a CDS encoding winged helix-turn-helix domain-containing protein, whose translation MSEECDVETIGSVLEDAVARSILVHAQSDPVSASALADHCDVSTVTIYRRLETLREHDLVVASTVPERDGNHYKVYKTNVRRLSVTLTEDGFELSIERTDTPADRFTRLIEEL comes from the coding sequence ATGAGCGAGGAGTGCGATGTCGAAACAATCGGCAGTGTTCTCGAAGATGCTGTTGCCCGTTCTATCCTCGTTCACGCACAGTCAGACCCCGTCTCGGCGAGCGCGCTTGCAGACCACTGTGACGTGTCGACAGTCACGATCTATCGTCGCCTCGAAACGCTTCGCGAGCACGATTTAGTGGTTGCGTCGACCGTTCCCGAGCGTGATGGTAACCACTACAAGGTGTACAAAACGAACGTGCGCCGACTGTCGGTCACACTTACCGAAGACGGGTTTGAACTGTCGATCGAACGCACAGACACACCGGCGGACCGGTTTACCAGACTCATCGAGGAACTGTGA
- a CDS encoding DUF7521 family protein: MIPTINLSFEAIVQSSLFVILTVLGLAIIIIALQGYRRNQSRPMLFLALGFAAIIVPELAMTVITRVVDISQFWTITIYQVTNVFAFLSILYAITMEP; the protein is encoded by the coding sequence ATGATTCCAACCATCAATCTATCGTTCGAAGCCATTGTACAGAGCAGCCTGTTTGTTATCCTAACCGTGCTTGGTCTTGCGATTATCATCATCGCGTTACAGGGCTATCGCCGGAATCAGAGCCGCCCGATGCTGTTTCTCGCGCTCGGGTTTGCCGCGATCATTGTTCCCGAACTCGCGATGACGGTCATTACGAGGGTCGTCGACATCTCTCAGTTCTGGACGATTACTATCTACCAAGTAACGAACGTCTTCGCGTTTTTGAGCATCCTCTATGCGATTACGATGGAGCCCTGA
- a CDS encoding CPBP family intramembrane glutamic endopeptidase, protein MADSTVDSNTDPNRTAAGTLLYASSETRLRATWRALIPLVVAVSVYFVSHLLLESAMGAVAGTSTTGTATVIATVTGLATLTVLIALSAITGIVVAARLDHRYVRSYGFAISSRWVSDFGAGALIGALASVGAVGYHVLRGYSTVSVELTGIGVGGTILAPAVLLVFVLFYLSNTAFEEVVFRAILIPTAAEGLHARTLERTAAVLGAIAVSLPLFGAIHLLGGGFAAVITSAVGGVLFATAYVLTGQLGLPIGVHFGGVAILSVMQSPVSADPELTLPSIVVAEWTTTPSLAVSVELWIVRLVVGVALICLWVRLRYGDVSIADQVVPDDETDSRRPIDS, encoded by the coding sequence ATGGCTGACTCGACAGTCGACAGCAATACCGATCCCAACCGAACCGCTGCTGGCACACTCCTGTACGCCTCGAGCGAAACACGGTTGCGCGCGACATGGCGGGCACTCATCCCGCTCGTCGTCGCAGTTTCAGTCTATTTCGTTAGTCATCTGCTTCTCGAGAGTGCTATGGGTGCTGTCGCCGGGACGAGTACGACGGGGACGGCAACCGTTATCGCGACCGTAACCGGGCTGGCGACACTGACAGTGCTGATCGCACTGTCGGCGATCACGGGAATCGTGGTCGCTGCGCGTCTCGACCACCGATACGTTCGTAGCTACGGATTTGCGATTTCCAGTCGATGGGTCAGTGATTTCGGCGCAGGCGCACTCATTGGTGCCCTCGCCAGCGTGGGTGCAGTCGGCTATCACGTCTTGCGTGGCTACTCGACTGTCAGCGTAGAGCTGACGGGTATCGGTGTCGGTGGGACGATTCTGGCACCGGCTGTGTTGCTGGTCTTCGTCCTGTTTTATCTCAGCAACACCGCCTTCGAGGAAGTGGTCTTTCGTGCGATTCTTATTCCCACTGCGGCCGAGGGACTCCACGCGCGCACTCTCGAGCGAACGGCGGCCGTTCTCGGTGCAATCGCGGTCAGCCTCCCGCTATTCGGGGCGATACATCTGCTCGGCGGCGGGTTCGCAGCCGTCATTACGAGCGCCGTCGGCGGTGTTCTGTTCGCAACGGCATACGTACTTACTGGACAGCTCGGACTCCCGATCGGCGTCCACTTCGGTGGGGTGGCGATTCTCTCGGTTATGCAGTCACCTGTCTCCGCTGACCCCGAACTGACGCTTCCCTCGATCGTCGTCGCCGAGTGGACCACGACGCCGTCGCTCGCTGTCAGTGTCGAGTTGTGGATTGTTCGACTGGTAGTTGGTGTCGCCCTCATCTGCCTCTGGGTCCGCCTCCGATACGGCGACGTATCGATTGCAGATCAGGTGGTTCCCGACGATGAGACGGACTCGAGGCGGCCGATAGACAGTTAA
- a CDS encoding alpha/beta fold hydrolase, giving the protein MDTVSHRNRETAYDWVDQGGNGPTLCCIHGSGGRHDVWSFQHRLADRYPLAAVDLSGHGDSDDIDASAGYSTLSAYADDTLAVVEDTDADVLVGSTLGGAVAMHILLERSYSPDAVVLTGAGARLGVLEDLLAWLANDFERAVEFLHGEDRLFHQPAPELQADSKDRFYECGQAVTNRDFRTCHTFDVRDQLEEIEVPVLAVCGEYDQLTPPWFHEFLADEIPAGEYAELEDAAHLPMLEQPGAFNDAVVDFLERVC; this is encoded by the coding sequence ATGGACACGGTATCACACCGCAATCGGGAGACAGCCTATGACTGGGTCGATCAGGGCGGGAACGGCCCGACGCTCTGTTGTATCCACGGAAGCGGCGGCCGCCACGATGTCTGGTCGTTTCAACACCGTCTGGCGGACCGCTACCCACTCGCAGCAGTCGACCTCAGCGGCCACGGCGACTCTGACGATATCGATGCGTCTGCAGGGTATTCGACGCTTTCCGCCTACGCCGATGACACCTTGGCCGTCGTCGAAGACACCGACGCAGACGTCCTCGTTGGCTCCACTCTCGGCGGTGCTGTTGCCATGCACATTCTACTTGAGCGGTCCTACAGCCCTGACGCCGTCGTCTTGACAGGTGCTGGCGCACGACTCGGCGTCCTTGAGGATCTGCTCGCGTGGCTCGCAAACGACTTCGAGCGGGCAGTCGAGTTCCTCCACGGCGAGGATCGACTCTTTCACCAGCCGGCCCCGGAACTCCAGGCCGATTCGAAAGATCGCTTCTATGAGTGCGGGCAGGCCGTGACCAACCGCGACTTTCGAACCTGCCACACCTTCGACGTTCGCGACCAACTCGAGGAGATCGAAGTGCCGGTCCTCGCCGTCTGTGGCGAATACGATCAACTGACACCGCCATGGTTCCACGAGTTCCTCGCAGACGAGATTCCCGCCGGCGAGTACGCCGAACTCGAGGATGCAGCACACTTACCGATGCTCGAGCAACCCGGTGCGTTCAACGACGCCGTCGTGGACTTTCTCGAGCGAGTGTGTTGA